In Megalopta genalis isolate 19385.01 chromosome 17, iyMegGena1_principal, whole genome shotgun sequence, a single genomic region encodes these proteins:
- the LOC143260737 gene encoding uncharacterized protein LOC143260737, translating to MSNRKFPTYLFSSATSLYGSNVIQITIGKEKPHKDPVEDDHVDSDSDLLLHSDMSWGSLEDRDVPYEILYDKSSSSSSSISSSSSSSSSIVLDHMPVPTNIDAIYCATESSWGSYALDANAWDDDKAPIVQLRNLKEVMLNDLEFCGFLTDRLIGIGSSFLAKSPENGLYVLNKYVMRNMVSY from the exons ATGAGCAATAGGAAG TTCCCTACATATCTCTTCTCTTCTGCCACATCACTGTATGGATCAAATGTAATTCAAATTACTATTGGAAAAGAAAAACCACATAAGGATCCTGTTGAAGATGATCATGTTGACAGTGATTCTGATTTATTGTTACATAGTGATATGAGTTGGGGCTCATTAGAAGACAGAGATGTGccatatgaaattttgtatGACAAGTCTAGTTCATCGTCTTCTTCAATTTCATCTAGCTCAAGT TCTAGCTCATCGATTGTACTAGACCATATGCCAGTTCCAACAAATATTGATGCAATATATTGTGCCACTGAAAGCAGTTGGGGTAGTTATGCTTTAGATGCAAATGCATGGGATGATGATAAAGCACCCATTGTGCAATTAAGAAACCTTAAAGAAGTGATGTTGAATGATTTAGAGTTTTGCGGTTTTCTAACAGATAGATTAATTGGAATTGGGTCGTCATTCTTGGCTAAATCCCCAGAAAATGGCCTCTATGTTTTAAACAAATATGTCATGAGGAATATGGTATCTTATTAG
- the LOC117217366 gene encoding uncharacterized protein LOC117217366, whose translation MLKQTQEIVLNIRCEILKIYCAAGRRKNMKQLINNDINLTTSTVLEKNKLELNGTRLQSFPIKNLVKQQCVQDKIISKVINISNLNDSINIKTTKVLEEQNITKPIKYEWKEKDENVIEVNESTECTTALKVEKAKVPILSEEASPLNSKLLEFSCSICSKEWKTLTELKVHIKTHSSTKPYMCEKCGQAYKRKHALEIHIGMHNGINPFQCNFCSKCFSQKVSLVRHLPMHTGETLYQCELCGKRFIHHTSYNMHKLSHSGKKSYKCHICDLSLLSTSHLKRHMRAHTGERPYSCTLCGKCFAQRYNLLAHQKLHYPFENKTKIINETQYQCSCCNLVFGRNESLQEHIRQHGNRDDKTHS comes from the exons ATGTTAAAACAAACTCAGGAAATTGTTCTAAATATACGTTGTGAAATTTTGAAGATATACTGTGCAGCTGGAAGAAGAAAAAATatgaaacaattaataaacAATGATATAAACTTGACTACAAGTACAGTTttagaaaaaaataaattagaaCTGAATGGGACAAGATTACAATCTTTTCCAATTAAAAATCTGGTTAAGCAACAATGTGTTCAAGATAAAATAATCAGCAaagtaataaatatttcaaatctAAATGATAGTATTAACATTAAAAcaacaaaagtattagaagaGCAAAATATTACGAAGCCCATTAAATATGAATGGAAAGAAAAAGATGAAAATGTAATAGAGGTAAATGAAAGTACTGAATGCACAACTG CATTAAAAGTTGAGAAAGCTAAAGTTCCAATATTATCAGAGGAAGCTTCACCACTTAACTCAAAGTTATTGGAGTTTTCATGTTCCATTTGTAGTAAAGAATGGAAGACATTGACTGaattaaaagtgcatataaAAACGCATTCTTCAACAAAACCTTATATGTGTGAAAAATGTGGTCAGGCATACAAGCGTAAACATGCATTAGAAATTCATATAGGAATGCACAATGGAATTAATCCATTCCAATGCAATTTCTGTAGTAAGTGCTTTTCACAAAAAGTATCACTTGTAAGACATTTGCCAATGCACACTGGTGAAACACTTTACCAATGTGAGTTATGTGGCAAAAGGTTTATACATCATACATCTTATAATATGCATAAACTATCACACAGTGGAAAAAAATCTTATAAATGCCAT ATTTGTGACTTATCTTTGCTTTCAACATCTCATTTAAAAAGACATATGCGAGCTCATACTGGTGAAAGGCCATATAGCTGTACATTGTGTGGAAAATGTTTTGCACAACGATATAATTTACTTGCACACCAAAAGCTTCATTATCCGTTTGAAAATAAAACAAAGATAATTAATGAAACACAATATCA ATGTAGTTGCTGTAATCTGGTATTTGGACGTAACGAAAGTTTGCAGGAACATATCAGACAACATGGAAATAGAGATGATAAAACTCACTCATAA
- the LOC117229809 gene encoding WD repeat-containing protein 91 isoform X2 produces MQYVYNYDLTSLRELWGHLDTRMFSRLESHFTPAVRKLENAVLKMYLVNAALNNKQDRIQEFFMKMTPELQGHSEWKEWFALPFVKNPEDNPAYSVHFSRQWQDTMLLSLHNFLATIFQCMPLPTLLTIDEDTNKLKRLQEENEALKQRLSDSVKIDNVMDVNPGPAPQHPPIMDDFYIIAQESPLLENPKTLRNLIRNIGGGSSPILSRKSAANSKKATEPETVSTKRTNAKGKLSSISKSDTVTKRSISCDSRLTSSRKRDSSIDAVAERKAKDKIDSTYILLSQEEYTEHKTSIIQCKSNASGSYVATGDADGIIKVWTPIPSPKTVTTYISATANSNKAITALDWISKNERYFLHGDNNGLIQLHDTRDCKTLWDIQHENSRIITLLCNPTESTFVCSVSDSNEGKLLLYDIKTRRLERTLPLEQNVTALCSAFNHNGQLLITGLSNGNILIHDLRRNEIIDNISCHSSPVIDIELINDYTNICTQSEDGKLCQRSLNHSGKILWETKIKVEKNTVHGKLFTFDQSGNYMLLCTQTGGNIYKMPPGAQAKVLELGGHKGTLCCDWSTANQSGTCITGGAEGKVRVSTLLSP; encoded by the exons ATGCAATATGTGTACAATTATGATTTGACATCTTTGAGGGAATTATGGGGACATTTAGATACAAGAATGTTTTCTCGACTAGAGAGCCATTTTACACCAGCtgtaagaaaattagaaaatgctgttttaaaaatgtatttgGTAAATGCAGCACTAAACAATAAGCAAGATCGAATTCAAGAATTTTTTATGAAAATGACACCAGAGTTGCAGGGACATTCAGAGTGGAAGGAATGGTTTG CATTACCATTTGTTAAAAATCCAGAAGACAACCCAGCATATTCCGTGCATTTTAGTAGACAATGGCAAGACACTATGTTATTATCACTGCACAATTTCCTTGCTACTATTTTCCAA TGTATGCCACTACCAACATTACTCACTATAGACGAAGACACAAATAAATTAAAACGGTTGCAAGAGGAAAATGAAGCCCTCAAGCAACGATTAAGCGATTCTGTTAAGATCGACAATGTAATGGATGTGAATCCAGGACCAGCTCCTCAGCATCCACCTATTATGGATGACTTTTATATAATAGCACA AGAATCTCCTTTGCTCGAAAATCCTAAAACTCTAAGGAACCTGATACGAAATATAGGTGGAGGTTCTAGTCCGATTTTAAGTAGAAAATCTGCAGCAAATTCGAAAAAGGCTACCGAACCCGAGACAGTATCTACAAAAAGAACAAACGCCAAGGGGAAATTGAGTTCAATCAGTAAATCTGATACCGTTACCAAAAGAAGCATTAGCTGTGATTCAAGATTAACTAGCTCTAGAaaaagagactcgtccatcgaTGCGGTAGCTGAACGCAAGGCTAAAGATAAAATTGATTCTACTTATATTCTTCTTAGCCag gaAGAGTATACGGAGCATAAAACGTCAATAATTCAATGTAAAAGTAATGCGAGCGGTTCGTATGTCGCTACAGGTGATGCTGATGGTATTATAAAAGTTTGGACTCCGATACCATCACCAAA GACTGTTACTACATATATCTCTGCCACAGCAAACTCGAACAAAGCTATAACAGCGTTAGACTGGATTTCAAAGAATGAACGTTATTTTTTACACGGTGATAACAACGGTTTAATCCAGTTGCACGATACTCGCGATTGTAAAACTTTGTGGGACATTCAACATGAAAACTCCCGAATCATAACTCTACTCTGCAATCCGACTGAATCCACGTTCGTATGTTCCGTGTCGGACTCAAACGAAGGAAAACTTTTGTTATACGACATTAAGACAAGAAGATTGGAAAGAACATTACCATTAGAACAAAACGTAACCGCATTATGCTCTGCATTTAATCACAATGGTCAACTTCTAATCACAGGATTATCAAACGGAAATATTTTGATTCATGATTTAAGACGGAACgaaattattgataatattagtTGTCATTCGAGTCCAGTTATCGATATAGAATTAATTAATGATTATACGAACATTTGTACTCAAAGTGAAGACGGTAAACTATGTCAAAGGAGTTTGAATCATTCGGGAAAGATTCTTTGGGAGACGAAGATAAAAGTGGAGAAAAATACTGTCCATGGGAAACTGTTTACGTTCGACCAAAGCGGTAATTATATGCTACTCTGTACACAAACTGGAGGAAACATATACAAG ATGCCACCAGGTGCACAAGCCAAAGTCTTAGAATTAGGTGGTCATAAAGGCACATTGTGTTGTGATTGGTCCACCGCCAATCAATCCGGAACATGCATAACTGGCGGTGCTGAAGGAAAAGTACGAGTATCGACATTGCTTTCACCATGA
- the LOC117229809 gene encoding WD repeat-containing protein 91 isoform X1 — protein sequence MSHIQYVDELVKEYLLFRGFSQTLKAFDNDLKAEKEKGFRVDKIVDQLMQYVYNYDLTSLRELWGHLDTRMFSRLESHFTPAVRKLENAVLKMYLVNAALNNKQDRIQEFFMKMTPELQGHSEWKEWFALPFVKNPEDNPAYSVHFSRQWQDTMLLSLHNFLATIFQCMPLPTLLTIDEDTNKLKRLQEENEALKQRLSDSVKIDNVMDVNPGPAPQHPPIMDDFYIIAQESPLLENPKTLRNLIRNIGGGSSPILSRKSAANSKKATEPETVSTKRTNAKGKLSSISKSDTVTKRSISCDSRLTSSRKRDSSIDAVAERKAKDKIDSTYILLSQEEYTEHKTSIIQCKSNASGSYVATGDADGIIKVWTPIPSPKTVTTYISATANSNKAITALDWISKNERYFLHGDNNGLIQLHDTRDCKTLWDIQHENSRIITLLCNPTESTFVCSVSDSNEGKLLLYDIKTRRLERTLPLEQNVTALCSAFNHNGQLLITGLSNGNILIHDLRRNEIIDNISCHSSPVIDIELINDYTNICTQSEDGKLCQRSLNHSGKILWETKIKVEKNTVHGKLFTFDQSGNYMLLCTQTGGNIYKMPPGAQAKVLELGGHKGTLCCDWSTANQSGTCITGGAEGKVRVSTLLSP from the exons ATGTCTCATATTCAGTATGTAGATGAATTGGTCAAGGAATACTTACTTTTTAGAGGTTTCAGTCAAACCTTGAAAGCTTTCGACAACGATTTAAAAGCTGAAAAGGAGAAAGGTTTTCGG GTAGACAAGATTGTGGATCAACTGATGCAATATGTGTACAATTATGATTTGACATCTTTGAGGGAATTATGGGGACATTTAGATACAAGAATGTTTTCTCGACTAGAGAGCCATTTTACACCAGCtgtaagaaaattagaaaatgctgttttaaaaatgtatttgGTAAATGCAGCACTAAACAATAAGCAAGATCGAATTCAAGAATTTTTTATGAAAATGACACCAGAGTTGCAGGGACATTCAGAGTGGAAGGAATGGTTTG CATTACCATTTGTTAAAAATCCAGAAGACAACCCAGCATATTCCGTGCATTTTAGTAGACAATGGCAAGACACTATGTTATTATCACTGCACAATTTCCTTGCTACTATTTTCCAA TGTATGCCACTACCAACATTACTCACTATAGACGAAGACACAAATAAATTAAAACGGTTGCAAGAGGAAAATGAAGCCCTCAAGCAACGATTAAGCGATTCTGTTAAGATCGACAATGTAATGGATGTGAATCCAGGACCAGCTCCTCAGCATCCACCTATTATGGATGACTTTTATATAATAGCACA AGAATCTCCTTTGCTCGAAAATCCTAAAACTCTAAGGAACCTGATACGAAATATAGGTGGAGGTTCTAGTCCGATTTTAAGTAGAAAATCTGCAGCAAATTCGAAAAAGGCTACCGAACCCGAGACAGTATCTACAAAAAGAACAAACGCCAAGGGGAAATTGAGTTCAATCAGTAAATCTGATACCGTTACCAAAAGAAGCATTAGCTGTGATTCAAGATTAACTAGCTCTAGAaaaagagactcgtccatcgaTGCGGTAGCTGAACGCAAGGCTAAAGATAAAATTGATTCTACTTATATTCTTCTTAGCCag gaAGAGTATACGGAGCATAAAACGTCAATAATTCAATGTAAAAGTAATGCGAGCGGTTCGTATGTCGCTACAGGTGATGCTGATGGTATTATAAAAGTTTGGACTCCGATACCATCACCAAA GACTGTTACTACATATATCTCTGCCACAGCAAACTCGAACAAAGCTATAACAGCGTTAGACTGGATTTCAAAGAATGAACGTTATTTTTTACACGGTGATAACAACGGTTTAATCCAGTTGCACGATACTCGCGATTGTAAAACTTTGTGGGACATTCAACATGAAAACTCCCGAATCATAACTCTACTCTGCAATCCGACTGAATCCACGTTCGTATGTTCCGTGTCGGACTCAAACGAAGGAAAACTTTTGTTATACGACATTAAGACAAGAAGATTGGAAAGAACATTACCATTAGAACAAAACGTAACCGCATTATGCTCTGCATTTAATCACAATGGTCAACTTCTAATCACAGGATTATCAAACGGAAATATTTTGATTCATGATTTAAGACGGAACgaaattattgataatattagtTGTCATTCGAGTCCAGTTATCGATATAGAATTAATTAATGATTATACGAACATTTGTACTCAAAGTGAAGACGGTAAACTATGTCAAAGGAGTTTGAATCATTCGGGAAAGATTCTTTGGGAGACGAAGATAAAAGTGGAGAAAAATACTGTCCATGGGAAACTGTTTACGTTCGACCAAAGCGGTAATTATATGCTACTCTGTACACAAACTGGAGGAAACATATACAAG ATGCCACCAGGTGCACAAGCCAAAGTCTTAGAATTAGGTGGTCATAAAGGCACATTGTGTTGTGATTGGTCCACCGCCAATCAATCCGGAACATGCATAACTGGCGGTGCTGAAGGAAAAGTACGAGTATCGACATTGCTTTCACCATGA
- the LOC117217360 gene encoding uncharacterized protein LOC117217360: MYLNLMHNRISTILDFHPPWYLTYINLSYNYISEMRDISCFWSIVHLDLSHNAIEVITGLQNLKYLKYLNLSYNLIECIENLDKLNIQHLNLEGNCITSFRSAIPEYNINTLPHLREIYLGYNRISNLEFFKDGYSLRIIDLKFNRISDLLELINFKGFIDEIDLRGNGCTKWPNYKAVLMFSIPSIQKIDGVPVLTSEKIVAATLFASPVDLTAARTVTKLTLLEQLNTPTIDLHVLPYDVASPPLLVLTGPSAVKKVSLALHVVHTFSKKIKYCSWYTTKELGDSNLERQSFIFANREEFNDMSRRGEFLAIQEMLGNSYGFHHNQIASLISEKKIGITQMDLHATIQMCKRYSNTKPILVLTKSEKIHRNWILEKFDVYTCAKESMEGSPKESRSMNEYSTESEGTMVHVHDDDSGHEVDNFEQEAESKNETSIRDSNSSLPRVFSTKSEVEIEEKKYIKFQGEQENATLKFIDTSNSKINKESDLRV; the protein is encoded by the exons ATGTATTTAAATTTAATGCATAATAGAATCAGTACGATTTTAGATTTTCATCCACCTTGGTACTTGACATATATAAATTTATCCTATAATTATATATCAGAGATGCGCGATATCAGTTGTTTTTGGAGTATCGTGCACTTAGATTTATCTCACAATGCAATAGAAGTAATCACCGGCTTGCAGAATTTGAA ATATTTGAAATACTTAAATTTGTCATACAATTTAATCGAATGTATTGAGAATTTGGATAAACTGAATATTCAACATCTCAACCTGGAAGGCAATTGTATAACATCGTTTAGATCTGCTATACCCGAATACAATATCAACACTTTGCCACATTTGCGAGAAATATATTTAGGATATAATAGAATCTCCAATCTGGAATTTTTTAAG GATGGGTACAGTTTACGGATAATAGATTTGAAATTTAATAGAATCTCAGatttattagaattaataaACTTTAAGGGTTTCATTGATGAAATAGATCTTAGAGGTAATGGTTGCACAAAATGGCCTAATTATAAAGCTGTTCTCATGTTCTCCATACCAAGTATACAAAAAATTGATGGTGTTCCTGTACTTACTTCAGAAAAA ATTGTTGCAGCCACTTTGTTTGCATCACCAGTAGATTTAACAGCAGCCCGTACTGTAACAAAATTAACTTTATTAGAACAATTAAATACACCTacaattgatttgcatgtattaCCATACGATGTAGCAAGCCCTCCTTTATTAGTACTTACGGGTCCATCAGCAGTGAAAAAAGTATCTTTAGCTCTCCATGTTGTTCACACATTTTCAAAGAAG ATAAAGTACTGTTCATGGTATACCACAAAAGAATTAGGAGATAGTAACCTAGAAAGGCAGTCATTCATTTTTGCAAATAGAGAAGAATTTAATGACATGTCTCGTCGTGGAGAATTTCTGGCGATTCAAGAAATGTTAGGGAATAGTTATGGGTTTC ATCATAATCAAATTGCTTCATTAATATCTGAAAAGAAAATTGGCATTACACAAATGGACTTGCATGCAACTATACAAATGTGTAAACGGTATTCGAATACTAAGCCAATTCTCGTATTGacaaaaagtgaaaaaattCATCGCAATTGGATTCTGGAAAAGTTTGATGTTTATACATGCGCTAAGGAAAGTATGGAGGGTTCGCCAAAAGAAAGCAGAAGTATGAACGAATATAGTACAGAATCTGAAGGTACTATGGTACACGTTCATGACGATGATTCAGGCCat GAAGTAGATAACTTTGAACAAGAAGCAGAAAGTAAAAATGAAACTTCTATACGCGACAGCAATTCATCGCTTCCTAGAGTCTTTTCGACGAAAAGTGAGGTagaaattgaagaaaaaaaGTATATCAAATTTCAAGGAGAACAAGAGAATGCAACCCTGAAGTTCATTGATACATCGAATTccaaaataaataaagaaagcgATCTAAGGGTATAA
- the LOC117229844 gene encoding uncharacterized protein LOC117229844, whose protein sequence is MMQRRSTLIHRELHTPDNLSESASSEETLFDQFLMETKNPEYLKEMYTDLVIKTRTIYLNHHVNNPGFFCLVLMTDDYKLTFNTLINFVYKSYTGYSTEKPKFFTEIEHFSQVAIPAMVNTVIEEIRQSLSSSKLQTKTWLRTYGVTSFKNLMPSQMPRDSKKCPDEDNY, encoded by the exons ATGATGCAACGTAGGAGCACGTTAATCCATCGAGAATTACATACTCCAGATAATTTAAGCGAATCAGCGTCAAGTGAAGAAACCTTATTTGATCAA TTCCTGATGGAAACAAAAAATCCGGAATACTTGAAAGAAATGTATACTGATCTTGtaataaaaacaagaacaatTTACTTAAATCATCACGTAAATAATCCAGGATTTTTTTGCTTAGTG TTGATGACGGATGATTATAAGCTGACTTTTAATACATTAATCAATTTCGTTTATAAATCGTATACAGGTTACTCCACTGAGAAACCTAAATTTTTCACTGAAATTGAGCACTTTTCACAAGTTGCTATTCCTGCAATGGTAAATACTGTAATTGAAGAAATAAGACA gTCACTGTCATCATCAAAATTGCAAACAAAGACATGGCTAAGAACTTATGGTGTTACatcatttaaaaatttaatgCCTAGTCAAATGCCACGTGATTCAAAGAAATGTCCTGATGAAGATAATTATTAA
- the LOC117229836 gene encoding transcription initiation protein SPT3 homolog isoform X2 — translation MMHGFGDSSEPLMESARIVEEVVLQQMRTIVRKACEVSERRGTSKKGASICAEDLIFLLRKDKVKLQRLIKYLELKEYKSSLNKTLDNEMPEDILNTENFENSKTKGPFHSFLNLIDNTGELFEDASTVDEIKQQRNVRAELMTRSMDEARYLKFSKARNASFANKNRHKFSDWLSPESDITISKQGYAILGYLAYETVAQIVDLALLVRQDQNKIYGDAIDRLRLSYVNPYTYKPYYHGKVAVTKPISPAEIIEALRRFWSPQLDMTGPFVRWSMRKPHLKLLAC, via the exons ATGATGCATGGTTTTGGAGATAGTAGTGAGCCTTTAATGGAATCTGCAAGAATTGTAGAAGAAGTAGTTTTACAACAAATGAGGACGATCGTAAGAAAGGCGTGCGAAGTTTCTGAAAGACGAGGAACTTCAAAGAAGGGTGCCAGCATCTGTGCAGAGGATTTAATTTTTTTGTTACGCAAAGATAAAGTGAAATTACAGCGACTTATAAAATATTTAG AATTAAAGGAATATAAGTCTTCTTTGAACAAAACATTGGATAATGAAATGCCCGAGGATATCCTAAATACcgaaaattttgaaaattccaAGACTAAAGGACCGTTTCATAGTTTTCTGAATTTAATTGACAACACCGGTGAACTTTTCGAAGATGCATCTACTGTTGATGAGATTAAACAACAGAGAAATGTTCGTGCAGAACTCATGACAAGGTCCATGGATGAAGCTAGATATTTAAAATTCAGTAAAGCTCGAAATGCATCGtttgcaaataaaaatagaCATAAATTCAGTGACTGGCTCTCACCAGAGA GTGATATTACTATATCAAAACAAGGGTATGCAATTTTGGGGTATTTAGCATACGAAACAGTAGCACAAATTGTGGATTTAGCGTTGTTAGTAAGACAAGACCAAAATAAAATTTATGGAGATGCTATAGATCGACTCAGACTCAGTTACGTGAATCCATATACTTATAAGCCATATTATCATGGCAAG gTTGCAGTAACAAAACCAATATCACCCGCGGAAATTATTGAAGCTCTCAGAAGGTTTTGGTCTCCACAATTAGATATGACGGGCCCGTTTGTTCGTTGGTCAATGAGAAAACCGCATCTGAAACTTCTTGCCTGTTAA
- the LOC117229836 gene encoding transcription initiation protein SPT3 homolog isoform X1, with the protein MAESTFSKSASESQFVRNEPVNYTTEIRQMMHGFGDSSEPLMESARIVEEVVLQQMRTIVRKACEVSERRGTSKKGASICAEDLIFLLRKDKVKLQRLIKYLELKEYKSSLNKTLDNEMPEDILNTENFENSKTKGPFHSFLNLIDNTGELFEDASTVDEIKQQRNVRAELMTRSMDEARYLKFSKARNASFANKNRHKFSDWLSPESDITISKQGYAILGYLAYETVAQIVDLALLVRQDQNKIYGDAIDRLRLSYVNPYTYKPYYHGKVAVTKPISPAEIIEALRRFWSPQLDMTGPFVRWSMRKPHLKLLAC; encoded by the exons ATGGCTGAATCAACTTTTTCGAAATCAGCGAGCGAATCGCAGTTTGTTCGAAATGAACCTGTGAATTATACTACCG AAATTCGACAAATGATGCATGGTTTTGGAGATAGTAGTGAGCCTTTAATGGAATCTGCAAGAATTGTAGAAGAAGTAGTTTTACAACAAATGAGGACGATCGTAAGAAAGGCGTGCGAAGTTTCTGAAAGACGAGGAACTTCAAAGAAGGGTGCCAGCATCTGTGCAGAGGATTTAATTTTTTTGTTACGCAAAGATAAAGTGAAATTACAGCGACTTATAAAATATTTAG AATTAAAGGAATATAAGTCTTCTTTGAACAAAACATTGGATAATGAAATGCCCGAGGATATCCTAAATACcgaaaattttgaaaattccaAGACTAAAGGACCGTTTCATAGTTTTCTGAATTTAATTGACAACACCGGTGAACTTTTCGAAGATGCATCTACTGTTGATGAGATTAAACAACAGAGAAATGTTCGTGCAGAACTCATGACAAGGTCCATGGATGAAGCTAGATATTTAAAATTCAGTAAAGCTCGAAATGCATCGtttgcaaataaaaatagaCATAAATTCAGTGACTGGCTCTCACCAGAGA GTGATATTACTATATCAAAACAAGGGTATGCAATTTTGGGGTATTTAGCATACGAAACAGTAGCACAAATTGTGGATTTAGCGTTGTTAGTAAGACAAGACCAAAATAAAATTTATGGAGATGCTATAGATCGACTCAGACTCAGTTACGTGAATCCATATACTTATAAGCCATATTATCATGGCAAG gTTGCAGTAACAAAACCAATATCACCCGCGGAAATTATTGAAGCTCTCAGAAGGTTTTGGTCTCCACAATTAGATATGACGGGCCCGTTTGTTCGTTGGTCAATGAGAAAACCGCATCTGAAACTTCTTGCCTGTTAA
- the LOC117229852 gene encoding thialysine N-epsilon-acetyltransferase, with product METIIRKAKREDCKDIRNLIQELADFEKMSEGPRIDYKTLEKDGFDTKQPFFICFVAEVNEKVIGYAISYYTYSTWCGKAMYLEDIYVTQKYREQHIGSKLLKSVAKEALDNNCCRLDFSVLEWNPAQSFYKIKGAADLTVDEGWHHYRFSDVALKALVASI from the exons atggaAACTATAATTCGTAAAGCGAAACGTGAAGATTGCAAAGATATAAGGAACTTAATACAA gAACTGGCAGATTTTGAAAAAATGTCGGAGGGACCAAGAATTGATTACAAAA caTTGGAAAAAGATGGATTCGACACAAAACAACCCTTCTTCATTTGCTTTGTAGCAGAAGTTAATGAAAAAGTAATAGGATATGCAATTTCATACTACACATATTCTACATGGTGTGGGAAAGCCATGTATTTAGAAGATATATATGTAACTCAAAAGTATCGAGAACAACATATTGGTAGTAAATTGTTAAAAAGTGTAGCTAAG GAAGCCTTAGATAACAATTGCTGCAGATTAGACTTTTCAGTCCTTGAGTGGAATCCTGCACAAtcgttttataaaattaaaggaGCGGCAGATTTAACAGTAGATGAAGGATGGCATCACTACCGTTTTTCGGATGTAGCTTTAAAAGCTTTAGTTGCTAGTATAtag